AGCCGTTGGGCCCTACTGTCGCGACGATAGTCACTTGCTTATTGTCAGGAATTTCCTGGTAAGCCAACACGTGCAAATTCGGTACTGCCAGGCGTCCAAAGCGCGACAACATCGCGCGGACCGGACCGGCCACCAGCAGAATCACTGGCTGGCCCTGCATTTCCTGGCGCTGCGCGGCTTCGATCAACGAACGCTGCAGCTTTTCAGCCATGCTTGGCTCCAGCAGAACGCCCTCTTCCTGGCCTTGTCCTGCCTTCTGAATACTATTGAGCAATATCTGTTCCAACCTTGGCTCCAAGGTGATAACAGGCAGCTCAGACTCAATGCCTACAATGCTTTGCACGATTGCACGGGACAAACCGACGCGCACCGCGGCCACCAGCGCGGCAGTATCTTGACTCTTGGCGGCATTGTTGGCGATGGCCTCGGCAATGCTGCGAATGTCCCGGACCGGCACCTGTTCGGCGAGCAAGGCTTGCAACACCTTGAGCAACTGCGACAGCGAGAGCACGCCCGGCACCAGTTCTTCGGCCAGTTTCGGCGAGGCTTTGGCCAGCAAACCCATCAATTGCTGGACTTCCTCGTGGCCGATCAGTTCGTGGGAGTGCTTGTAGAGAATCTGGTTGAGGTGGGTGGCGACCACGGTGCTGGCGTCGACCACGGTATAACCGAGGGACTGCGCCTGGCTGCGCTGGCTGACTTCGATCCACACCGCTTCCAGGCCAAAAGCCGGATCTTTGGCGGTGATGCCGTTGAGCGTGCCGAACACCTGGCCTGGGTTGATCGCCAGTTCGCGGTCCGGGTAGATCTCCGCTTCGGCCAGGATCACCCCCATCAGGGTCAGGCGGTAGGCGCTGGGGGCCAGGTCGAGGTTGTCGCGAATGTGCACGGTGGGCATCAGAAAGCCCAGGTCCTGGGACAGCTTCTTGCGCACGCCCTTGATCCGCGCGAGCAACTGGCCGCCCTGGTTGCGGTCCACCAGCGGAATCAGGCGGTAGCCGACTTCCAGGCCGATCATGTCGATCGGGGTCACGTCATCCCAGCCCAGCTCCTTGGTTTCCTGGGCGCGGGCCGGGGACGGCAGCAGTTCCTGCTGGCGGGCAATTTCCTGCTGGGCCTGGACCTTGACCGCATTCTGCTTTTTCCAGAACAGGTAGGCACCGCCGCCAGCCATGGCCGCCATGCTCAGAAACGAGACGTGGGGCATGCCCGGCACGATGCCCATGATCGCCATGATGCCCGCCGCCACCGCCAATGCCTTGGGGGACGCGAACATTTGGCGGCTGATCTGCTTGCCCATGTCTTCGGAGCCCGACGCACGGGTCACCATGATGGCTGCGGCTGTGGATAACAACAGTGATGGCAATTGCGCCACTAAACCGTCACCGATGGTCAGCAAGGCGTACACCTTGCCCGCATCGCCGAAGGTCATGCCGTGCTGGAAGATACCGACCGCCATGCCGCCGATCAGGTTGATGAACAGAATCAGCAGGCCGGCGATGGCGTCACCGCGCACGAATTTGCTCGCACCGTCCATGGAGCCGTAGAACTCGGCTTCCTGGGCGACTTCGGCACGGCGCGACTTGGCCTGGTTCTGGTCGATCAGGCCGGCGTTGAGGTCGGCGTCGATGGCCATCTGCTTACCGGGCATCGCGTCCAGGGTAAAGCGCGCGCTCACCTCGGAGATACGCCCGGCACCCTTGGTCACCACCACGAAGTTGATGATCATCAGGATCGCGAACACCACGATACCGACCACGTAGTTACCGCCGATCACCACTTCACCGAAGGCCTGGATCACCTTACCGGCGGCGGCGTGGCCGTCCTGGCCGTGCAGCATCACCACGCGGGTGGACGCCACGTTCAACGCCAGGCGCAGCAGGGTCGCCACCAGCAGAATGGTGGGGAACACCGCGAAATCCAGCGGCCGCAGGGCGTACACACACACCAGCAGCACCACCACTGACAGCGCGATGTTGAAGGTGAAAAACACGTCGAGCAGGAACGGCGGCATTGGCAACATCATCATTGCCAGCATCACCAGCAACAACAATGGCACACCCAGATTGCCCCGCGACAGGTCAGTCAGGGTGCCACGGGCCGTGCTGAGCATTTGAGAGCGATCTACCACCGGTATTCCTCGTGTCCTTGAAGCAAAGTTTTGACGCGCAGAAGCGTCCTGGAGGCGGTATTGCAAGAAGCCTTCCAACTTTGCTCTGGAACCCGTACGACTCCATGCGGGACCCAATGTGGGAGGGGGCTTGCCCCCGATGACGGTGCATCAACCACCTATTTCGGGGCCTGACACACCGCTATCGGGGGCAAGCTGAACTGGCCTAATGATCCCGGACACCTCTTAAGGGCGATATGATTCGCCCAATCAGGAGGTTCCGAATGCAACAGCGAAAGACCTATACCCACGAGTTCAAGCAACGTGCTGCAAGCATGGTTCTTGATGATAACTGCTCAGTTCCCGACGTCTGCGCATCGATGGACGTTGGCCCTACGGCTCTGCGCCGCTGGGTTGATCAGGTTCGTAAAGAACGTCACAAAGGGCAGCCAGTGGCAGGTACCAAGGCTATCAGCGACGAACAGCGAGAGCTTCAACAGCTACGAGCCAAGATCAAGCGCCTGGAGACTGAGG
This region of Pseudomonas sp. MUP55 genomic DNA includes:
- the flhA gene encoding flagellar biosynthesis protein FlhA, which produces MLSTARGTLTDLSRGNLGVPLLLLVMLAMMMLPMPPFLLDVFFTFNIALSVVVLLVCVYALRPLDFAVFPTILLVATLLRLALNVASTRVVMLHGQDGHAAAGKVIQAFGEVVIGGNYVVGIVVFAILMIINFVVVTKGAGRISEVSARFTLDAMPGKQMAIDADLNAGLIDQNQAKSRRAEVAQEAEFYGSMDGASKFVRGDAIAGLLILFINLIGGMAVGIFQHGMTFGDAGKVYALLTIGDGLVAQLPSLLLSTAAAIMVTRASGSEDMGKQISRQMFASPKALAVAAGIMAIMGIVPGMPHVSFLSMAAMAGGGAYLFWKKQNAVKVQAQQEIARQQELLPSPARAQETKELGWDDVTPIDMIGLEVGYRLIPLVDRNQGGQLLARIKGVRKKLSQDLGFLMPTVHIRDNLDLAPSAYRLTLMGVILAEAEIYPDRELAINPGQVFGTLNGITAKDPAFGLEAVWIEVSQRSQAQSLGYTVVDASTVVATHLNQILYKHSHELIGHEEVQQLMGLLAKASPKLAEELVPGVLSLSQLLKVLQALLAEQVPVRDIRSIAEAIANNAAKSQDTAALVAAVRVGLSRAIVQSIVGIESELPVITLEPRLEQILLNSIQKAGQGQEEGVLLEPSMAEKLQRSLIEAAQRQEMQGQPVILLVAGPVRAMLSRFGRLAVPNLHVLAYQEIPDNKQVTIVATVGPNG
- a CDS encoding transposase → MQQRKTYTHEFKQRAASMVLDDNCSVPDVCASMDVGPTALRRWVDQVRKERHKGQPVAGTKAISDEQRELQQLRAKIKRLETEAEILKKATALLMSDPDRFS